One window of the Entelurus aequoreus isolate RoL-2023_Sb linkage group LG18, RoL_Eaeq_v1.1, whole genome shotgun sequence genome contains the following:
- the mchr1a gene encoding melanin-concentrating hormone receptor 1 encodes MDFLPDSNFSMESTNTTASAVDSPHHCSAVLLVIFGIIFLFGILGNCIVIYTIMKKTKCRAKQTVPDVFILNLSIVDVLFLLGMPFLIHQLLGNGTWRFGATLCTVITALDSNSQIVSTYILTAMTLDRYVATVHPIRFNYIRTPYVASMVIAFVWALSLITIIPVWMYADLMPLPDGLVACALLLPDPVTDTFWFTLCQFFLAFAIPLAIICRVFFKILQHVSTSVAPLPQRNLRVRTRKVTRMAVAICLAFFICWAPYYILQLVHLGVQNPSLAFSYAYNIAISMGYANSCINPFLYIVLSETFKRQFLRAVRPANMKFNVNSSTAEGRSVSMRMVPDRGHDEQASRDMLPSNVPSQ; translated from the coding sequence CTGTGGACAGTCCCCACCACTGCAGCGCCGTCCTCCTGGTCATCTTTGGCATCATCTTCCTCTTTGGCATCCTGGGCAACTGCATCGTCATCTACACCATCATGAAGAAAACCAAGTGCCGCGCCAAGCAGACCGTCCCCGACGTGTTCATCCTGAACCTGTCCATCGTGGACGTCCTCTTCCTCCTCGGGATGCCGTTCCTCATCCACCAGTTGCTCGGCAACGGGACGTGGCGCTTCGGAGCCACACTGTGCACAGTTATCACCGCGCTGGACTCCAACAGTCAGATTGTGAGCACTTACATCCTCACGGCGATGACCCTGGATCGCTACGTGGCCACGGTCCACCCCATACGCTTCAACTACATCCGAACGCCGTACGTGGCCTCGATGGTCATCGCCTTTGTCTGGGCTCTGTCCTTGATCACCATCATCCCGGTGTGGATGTACGCCGACCTCATGCCGCTGCCCGACGGCCTGGTGGCCTGTGCCTTGCTTCTGCCCGACCCGGTGACCGACACCTTCTGGTTCACGCTGTGCCAGTTCTTCTTGGCCTTCGCTATCCCGCTGGCCATCATCTGCAGGGTGTTCTTCAAGATCCTGCAGCACGTGTCCACCAGCGTCGCCCCGCTCCCTCAGAGGAACCTGAGGGTCCGCACCAGGAAGGTGACCCGCATGGCGGTCGCCATCTGCCTGGCCTTTTTCATCTGCTGGGCTCCCTACTACATCCTCCAGCTGGTCCACCTGGGCGTGCAGAACCCGAGTCTGGCCTTCTCCTATGCCTACAACATCGCCATCAGCATGGGCTACGCCAACAGCTGCATCAACCCCTTCCTCTACATCGTGCTGAGTGAAACCTTCAAGAGGCAGTTCCTCAGAGCCGTGCGTCCCGCCAACATGAAGTTCAACGTCAACTCCAGCACGGCGGAGGGGCGCAGCGTCAGTATGAGGATGGTCCCGGACAGAGGTCACGACGAGCAAGCTTCCAGGGACATGTTGCCCTCCAATGTCCCCTCACAGTAA
- the LOC133633574 gene encoding uncharacterized protein LOC133633574 isoform X1, producing MVQHISDDITASSDQGLSSSSCGWDELGLYLLPSEWQRLTALRDLLLPFTEHTQMLQSDTQSLSLVVPALLDLQGHLSEFPHAQGFSFKDLASLAKKMKANMDKRFSCFLDHTNSKFSPLAAAACFLDPTVSEALLENDDEQITALLEKAEEYITHLVLPVVREEEDEHEEPEEEEKEERLQRKRPRFKFLSKASRPSRSSCSKPCVKEEMKKFKEQLSQPTNEESETALEFWAAQGDSVYPSLKPIALDLVDMPASQAFAERVFSITGDLTRGRRNSARAILE from the coding sequence ATGGTCCAGCACATATCTGATGATATCACGGCTTCTTCAGATCAAGGACTCAGTAGTTCAAGTTGCGGATGGGATGAGTTGGGACTATATCTACTTCCAAGTGAGTGGCAGAGGCTGACTGCTCTAAGAGATTTACTCCTCCCCTTCACTGAGCATACCCAGATGCTCCAGAGCGACACACAGTCTTTATCCCTTGTTGTGCCTGCCCTTCTGGACCTGCAAGGTCATCTGTCTGAGTTCCCCCATGCCCAGGGTTTTAGCTTCAAGGACCTAGCTTCTCTGGCAAAGAAGATGAAGGCAAACATGGACAAGCGGTTCAGTTGCTTTCTTGATCACACAAACTCTAAGTTTTCACCGCTCGCTGCTGCTGCATGCTTTCTCGACCCAACAGTTTCAGAAGCACTCCTTGAAAATGATGATGAGCAAATTACAGCGCTTCTGGAAAAAGCAGAAGAGTACATTACTCATTTGGTGTTACCAGTTGTACGGGAAGAGGAGGATGAACATGAGGAGCCAGAGGAGGAAGAAAAGGAAGAGAGACTACAAAGAAAGCGGCCCAGATTCAAATTCTTGTCAAAAGCAAGCCGGCCATCCAGGTCTAGCTGCTCAAAGCCATGTGTCAAGGAGGAAATGAAGAAATTCAAGGAGCAGCTGTCACAGCCTACAAACGAAGAGAGTGAGACTGCCCTTGAATTTTGGGCTGCACAGGGAGATTCTGTTTACCCAAGCCTAAAACCTATCGCCTTAGATCTTGTGGACATGCCAGCATCTCAAGCATTTGCTGAGAGAGTGTTTAGCATAACAGGTGACCTCACTCGTGGCCGTCGAAACAGCGCAAGAGCCATTTTAGAGTGA